A stretch of the Halococcus hamelinensis 100A6 genome encodes the following:
- a CDS encoding NAD(P)/FAD-dependent oxidoreductase, giving the protein MTDVAVVGAGTAGAAAAYALRDAATVTVFEKSTGVCGRAATRHEDGCHYDYGANYFKDEDPNVTDLVTDVLDTDGLVDIEESVWTFDGAGTISEGRDSDERKWTYREGIDRLAARLFDETDATVELRTRVETIARESERWRLADTDGEDLGTFDAVLLTPPAPQTADLVREAEWEASLRTALADAIEQVPYRTTLTAVLHYPFELDRPYYALVNTEGEHDVGWLSREECKPGHVPDGESLLIVQMGPEWSTERYAESTERIADAAADATADLLDDDRLAEPDWVDSQGWRLAQPDDAVDGDVLDRAVEHDLFFAGDWVAGEGRVHLALRSGLETGDRMAARLNA; this is encoded by the coding sequence ATGACGGACGTCGCGGTCGTCGGGGCGGGCACGGCGGGTGCAGCGGCGGCGTACGCCCTCCGAGATGCGGCGACCGTTACCGTCTTCGAGAAGAGCACCGGCGTCTGCGGACGGGCCGCGACGCGCCACGAGGACGGTTGTCACTACGACTACGGCGCGAACTACTTCAAGGACGAGGACCCGAACGTGACCGACCTCGTCACCGACGTTCTGGATACCGACGGGCTCGTCGACATCGAGGAATCCGTCTGGACGTTCGACGGCGCGGGAACCATCAGCGAGGGCCGGGATTCGGACGAACGGAAGTGGACCTACCGCGAGGGGATCGACCGGCTCGCGGCCCGGTTGTTCGACGAAACGGACGCGACCGTCGAACTCCGTACCAGGGTCGAGACCATCGCACGCGAGAGCGAGCGCTGGCGGCTTGCGGATACCGACGGCGAGGACCTGGGGACCTTCGACGCCGTGCTCCTCACTCCGCCCGCACCGCAGACCGCCGACCTCGTTCGTGAGGCCGAGTGGGAAGCGAGCCTTCGGACGGCGCTCGCCGACGCCATCGAGCAGGTACCGTACCGAACTACCCTCACGGCGGTGTTGCACTACCCCTTCGAACTCGATCGTCCGTATTACGCGCTGGTGAACACCGAGGGCGAGCACGACGTCGGCTGGCTCTCGCGCGAGGAGTGCAAACCGGGACACGTTCCAGATGGGGAATCGCTGCTGATCGTCCAGATGGGCCCCGAGTGGTCGACCGAGCGCTACGCCGAATCGACGGAACGGATCGCGGATGCGGCGGCCGACGCCACCGCCGACCTGCTCGACGACGACCGGCTCGCGGAGCCCGACTGGGTGGACTCACAGGGCTGGCGGCTCGCCCAGCCCGACGACGCGGTGGACGGGGACGTGCTGGACCGGGCGGTCGAGCACGACCTCTTCTTCGCGGGCGACTGGGTGGCCGGCGAGGGACGGGTCCACCTCGCGCTCCGGAGCGGGCTGGAGACGGGCGACCGGATGGCCGCCCGGCTGAACGCGTGA
- the surE gene encoding 5'/3'-nucleotidase SurE — protein sequence MDVLLTNDDGIESTGLRVLADALADLGEVTVVAPAEDQSAVGRTLSKQVTVTEHDLGYAVEGTPADCVVCGLGTLCPDVDLVVSGCNQGANLGEYVLGRSGTISAAVEATFFETPAIAVSLYIPGRDLDFHEYAARESEYAEAVRATTHLVDGALDSGVFEEADYLNVNAPIPERCNESAPSMAVTHPSDVYEMGAEHEDDAVVFRDRIWGLMADGDIPDPGGSDRRAVVEGRVSVSPLTAPHTTHRHDALDSLAETYGDGDPV from the coding sequence ATGGACGTGCTCCTGACGAACGACGACGGCATCGAGAGCACGGGGCTCCGGGTGCTCGCCGACGCGCTCGCCGACCTCGGCGAGGTCACGGTGGTCGCACCCGCCGAGGACCAGAGCGCCGTCGGCCGAACCCTCTCCAAGCAGGTCACCGTCACGGAACACGACCTCGGCTACGCCGTCGAGGGCACCCCCGCCGACTGCGTGGTCTGCGGGCTCGGCACTCTCTGTCCGGACGTCGACCTCGTGGTCTCGGGCTGTAACCAGGGCGCGAACCTCGGCGAGTACGTCCTCGGGCGGTCGGGGACGATCAGCGCCGCCGTCGAGGCGACGTTCTTCGAGACACCCGCGATCGCGGTCTCGCTCTACATCCCGGGTCGGGACCTCGACTTCCACGAGTACGCCGCCCGCGAGAGCGAGTACGCGGAGGCCGTCCGCGCCACGACCCACCTCGTCGACGGCGCGCTCGATTCGGGGGTTTTCGAGGAGGCCGACTACCTCAACGTCAACGCGCCGATCCCCGAACGATGCAACGAGAGCGCGCCGTCGATGGCCGTGACCCACCCCTCCGACGTCTACGAGATGGGAGCCGAACACGAGGACGATGCAGTCGTCTTCCGGGACCGGATCTGGGGGCTGATGGCCGATGGCGACATCCCCGACCCCGGGGGTAGCGACCGTCGAGCGGTGGTGGAGGGCCGGGTCAGCGTCTCGCCGCTGACCGCGCCGCACACCACCCACCGCCACGACGCGCTCGATTCGCTGGCCGAGACCTACGGCGACGGCGACCCGGTCTGA
- a CDS encoding HEWD family protein, with protein MSESEPLSPPQERECVLCGRQDVWSDEDTNWRIAHEGEAHCIHEWDINGTYNPF; from the coding sequence ATGAGCGAATCGGAACCCCTCTCACCGCCCCAGGAGCGCGAGTGCGTGCTGTGCGGTCGGCAGGACGTCTGGAGCGACGAGGACACAAACTGGCGGATCGCACACGAGGGCGAGGCCCACTGTATCCACGAGTGGGACATCAACGGCACGTACAACCCTTTCTAG
- a CDS encoding catalase has product MSDDEPTHHMGEADFDGEDRDPLTTNSGEAVPNNQNTRTAGPEGPALMDDYHYFEKMAQFNRERIPERVVHAKGGGAYGTFTVTNDEISEYTVADMFSEVGKETPMFARFSTVAGPRGSPDTVRDPRGFALKFYTEEGNWDMTGNDTPVFFIRDPSKFSDFIHTQKKMPANDLSDPTPQWDFWSLSPESLHQVTWLFGDRGIPASWRTMNGYSSHTLSFYNDEGERYWVKLHFKTDQGIENFTEEEAIEKAGENPDYHKQDLWEAIEAGDYPTWTLKVQVMPEAEAEEYDINPFDLTRVWPHDDYPLIEVGTMELNENPDNYFAEVEQAAFSPAHVVPGIAHSPDKMLQGRIPSYDDAHRYRLGSNFEQIPVNQPKNAETNNYHQDGAMRMDDNNGAGPNYEPNSFRGPVEQPEVEKPPLKVSGDADRYQHRERIDNYKQPGDLLREVMDDAERDRFVEAVVGDMDGVSEDGIKKRQIRHWFKADPDVGRRLAEGLGFDPETIIADELLEVEDEIPDAPVVDDLVDIDVEDQPEPQPPTQNDD; this is encoded by the coding sequence ATGTCCGACGACGAACCAACACATCACATGGGTGAGGCGGACTTCGACGGCGAGGACCGCGACCCGCTGACGACCAACTCGGGCGAGGCGGTCCCGAACAACCAGAACACGCGGACGGCCGGTCCCGAGGGCCCGGCGCTGATGGACGACTACCACTACTTCGAGAAGATGGCCCAGTTCAACCGGGAGCGCATCCCCGAACGGGTCGTCCACGCGAAGGGTGGCGGGGCCTACGGGACCTTCACCGTCACGAACGACGAGATCAGCGAGTACACCGTGGCGGACATGTTCTCCGAGGTCGGCAAGGAGACGCCGATGTTCGCGCGCTTCTCGACGGTCGCGGGCCCCCGCGGCTCGCCCGACACCGTTCGCGACCCGCGCGGGTTCGCCTTGAAGTTCTACACCGAAGAGGGGAACTGGGACATGACGGGCAACGATACTCCCGTGTTCTTCATCCGGGACCCCTCGAAGTTCTCGGACTTCATCCACACCCAGAAGAAGATGCCGGCGAACGACCTCAGCGACCCGACCCCCCAGTGGGACTTCTGGTCGCTCTCGCCCGAATCCCTCCACCAGGTGACGTGGCTGTTCGGGGACCGCGGGATCCCGGCCTCCTGGCGCACGATGAACGGCTATTCGAGCCACACCCTGAGTTTCTACAACGACGAGGGCGAGCGCTACTGGGTCAAACTCCACTTCAAGACCGACCAGGGTATCGAGAACTTCACCGAGGAGGAGGCGATCGAGAAGGCCGGCGAGAACCCCGACTACCACAAACAGGACCTCTGGGAGGCCATCGAGGCGGGCGACTACCCCACCTGGACCCTCAAAGTCCAGGTCATGCCGGAAGCAGAGGCCGAGGAGTACGACATCAACCCGTTCGACCTGACTCGGGTGTGGCCCCACGACGACTACCCGCTGATCGAGGTCGGGACGATGGAGCTCAACGAGAACCCCGACAACTACTTCGCGGAGGTCGAGCAGGCGGCCTTCTCGCCCGCCCACGTCGTCCCCGGGATCGCCCACAGCCCCGACAAGATGCTCCAGGGTCGCATCCCCTCCTACGACGACGCCCACCGCTACCGACTGGGCTCGAACTTCGAGCAGATCCCGGTCAACCAGCCGAAGAACGCCGAGACGAACAACTACCACCAGGACGGTGCCATGCGGATGGACGACAACAACGGTGCCGGCCCGAACTACGAGCCGAACTCCTTCCGTGGACCGGTCGAACAGCCCGAAGTCGAGAAACCCCCGCTCAAGGTCTCCGGCGACGCCGACCGGTATCAACACCGGGAACGGATTGACAACTACAAACAGCCCGGCGACCTCCTTCGTGAAGTCATGGACGACGCGGAACGCGACCGCTTCGTCGAGGCCGTCGTCGGCGACATGGACGGCGTGAGCGAGGACGGGATCAAGAAACGCCAGATCCGCCACTGGTTCAAGGCCGACCCGGACGTCGGTCGTCGCCTCGCCGAGGGGCTCGGTTTCGACCCCGAGACGATCATCGCCGACGAACTCCTCGAAGTCGAAGACGAGATCCCCGACGCCCCCGTCGTGGACGACCTCGTCGATATCGACGTCGAGGACCAGCCGGAACCCCAGCCACCGACCCAGAACGACGACTGA
- a CDS encoding class I SAM-dependent methyltransferase codes for MGFHTFPVERADDLDDVSRYASLSADELVFALDPGPGATVADLGSGVGFYTDDVAPFVGRLSAVDVQPAMHEAYRERGVPENVDPVTAGVDDLPFADDELDAAFSTMTYHEFHSEEALDETARVLRPDGRLVLADWTATGEGARGPPVDERFSAADVVDHLESHGFRVERADDRPETFLVTAQA; via the coding sequence ATGGGCTTTCACACGTTCCCGGTCGAGCGGGCCGACGACCTCGACGACGTCTCGCGGTACGCCTCGCTCTCGGCCGACGAACTGGTGTTCGCGCTCGACCCTGGCCCCGGAGCGACGGTCGCGGACCTCGGCAGCGGCGTCGGTTTCTACACCGACGACGTCGCGCCGTTCGTCGGACGGCTATCTGCGGTCGACGTCCAGCCCGCGATGCACGAGGCCTACCGCGAACGCGGCGTCCCCGAGAACGTCGACCCCGTCACCGCGGGGGTCGACGACCTCCCGTTCGCGGACGACGAGCTCGATGCCGCGTTCTCGACGATGACCTATCACGAGTTCCACAGTGAGGAGGCGCTCGACGAGACCGCCCGAGTGCTCCGGCCCGACGGACGACTCGTGCTCGCCGACTGGACCGCGACCGGTGAGGGAGCCCGCGGCCCGCCGGTCGACGAGCGGTTCAGCGCGGCGGACGTCGTCGACCACCTCGAATCCCACGGGTTCAGGGTCGAGCGCGCCGACGACCGCCCCGAGACGTTCCTGGTCACCGCACAGGCCTGA
- a CDS encoding class I SAM-dependent methyltransferase, protein MGAGETGFDDAYDGTPPWDIGRPQREIVRLAEAGAITGDVLDVGCGTGENALWLAEHGYTVCGVDAAPRAIEKAERKATERGVDATFLTHDAFALGTLDRRFDTVVDCGLFHVFSGDERVSTYTDGLHTVLRPGGRCYVLGFTGREPDHQGPSMTRAEVRAAFGDGWTVETIDEVAFETNFESGESPAWLATVTRR, encoded by the coding sequence ATGGGTGCAGGAGAAACCGGGTTCGACGACGCGTACGACGGCACGCCGCCGTGGGACATCGGTCGACCGCAGCGCGAGATCGTTCGCTTGGCCGAGGCGGGAGCGATAACCGGTGACGTCCTCGACGTGGGTTGTGGAACGGGCGAGAACGCTCTCTGGCTCGCCGAGCATGGCTACACCGTCTGTGGCGTCGATGCCGCCCCACGAGCGATCGAGAAGGCCGAGCGGAAGGCGACCGAGCGCGGGGTCGACGCGACGTTCCTGACCCACGACGCGTTCGCCCTCGGGACCCTCGACCGACGGTTCGATACGGTGGTCGACTGCGGCCTGTTTCACGTCTTCTCCGGCGACGAGCGCGTGTCGACGTACACCGACGGACTCCACACCGTGCTTCGACCGGGCGGTCGATGCTACGTCCTGGGGTTCACCGGACGCGAACCCGACCACCAGGGCCCCTCGATGACCAGGGCCGAGGTCCGGGCGGCGTTCGGGGACGGCTGGACGGTCGAGACCATCGACGAGGTGGCCTTCGAGACCAACTTCGAGTCGGGCGAGAGCCCCGCCTGGCTCGCCACGGTCACCCGTCGCTGA
- a CDS encoding SDR family NAD(P)-dependent oxidoreductase encodes MTVFDAFSLDGRTAIVTGGNRGIGRAIATALAEAGANVVVANRNEASGATAAEEIAERTGVETLAVECDVADEASVEAMVEAAVERFGTVDVLVNNAGIVVHEAMEGMTLEEWYAVIETNLTGTFLCSRAVGREMIAGEGGVIVNVSSMSAFIANHPQRQVAYNTSKAGLEGFKNQLASEWAEYGIRVNNLAPGYIDTDNADQASEAVADAADTWREEMLHDAIPAPETLGPTAVYLASDASAYMTGETVVLDGGYTVR; translated from the coding sequence ATGACCGTCTTCGATGCGTTCAGTCTCGACGGCCGAACGGCGATCGTCACCGGCGGCAACCGTGGCATCGGGCGCGCCATCGCGACCGCGCTCGCCGAGGCCGGCGCGAACGTCGTCGTCGCGAACCGGAACGAAGCCTCGGGCGCGACCGCCGCCGAGGAGATCGCGGAGCGGACGGGCGTCGAAACCCTCGCGGTCGAGTGTGACGTCGCCGACGAGGCATCGGTCGAGGCGATGGTCGAAGCGGCGGTCGAGCGCTTCGGGACCGTCGACGTGCTGGTGAACAACGCCGGGATCGTCGTCCACGAGGCGATGGAGGGGATGACCCTGGAGGAGTGGTACGCGGTCATCGAGACGAACCTCACCGGGACCTTCCTCTGTTCGCGCGCGGTCGGTCGCGAGATGATCGCGGGTGAGGGTGGCGTGATCGTGAACGTCTCCTCGATGTCGGCGTTCATCGCCAACCACCCCCAGCGCCAGGTCGCCTACAACACCTCGAAAGCGGGGTTAGAAGGGTTCAAGAACCAGCTCGCCTCCGAGTGGGCGGAGTACGGTATTCGCGTCAACAACCTCGCACCGGGCTACATCGACACCGACAACGCCGACCAGGCCAGCGAGGCCGTCGCGGACGCCGCCGACACCTGGCGCGAGGAGATGCTCCACGACGCGATCCCCGCGCCCGAGACGCTCGGCCCGACGGCGGTCTACCTCGCGAGCGACGCCTCGGCCTACATGACCGGCGAGACCGTCGTGCTCGACGGGGGCTACACGGTTCGCTGA
- a CDS encoding alpha/beta hydrolase gives MLYREFETQAELDAQYDVGERNDESDAYAEFYVEESRKARADLDVHRDVSFGPTVPERLDIFPADRADAPVLLFVHGGYWHSNHAEDFSFVARGPVSEGVTTVVMNYALCPAVPVPEVVRQARAALVWTHENIAEYGGDPDRLFVSGHSAGGHLTGCLLSTDWEDDYGKPADLVEGACAVSGLYDLEPFPYTWLQPKLQLTWREVREHSPIRHLPDRAPPLIVTYGEEESAELRRQSADFLTAWRDHGLDGRSLPQPGADHYSAIEGFLDPESQLCSAILDLIEE, from the coding sequence ATGCTCTATCGGGAGTTCGAGACCCAGGCGGAGCTCGACGCGCAGTACGACGTGGGCGAACGAAACGACGAATCGGACGCGTACGCCGAATTTTACGTCGAGGAGAGCCGAAAGGCCCGCGCCGACCTCGACGTCCACCGCGACGTCTCGTTCGGTCCCACGGTCCCCGAACGGCTCGACATCTTCCCCGCCGACCGCGCCGACGCGCCCGTCCTCCTCTTCGTCCACGGCGGGTACTGGCACAGCAATCACGCCGAGGACTTCAGCTTCGTCGCCCGAGGACCCGTCTCGGAAGGGGTGACGACCGTCGTGATGAACTACGCGCTCTGTCCCGCCGTTCCCGTCCCCGAGGTCGTGCGCCAGGCCCGTGCGGCCCTCGTCTGGACCCACGAGAACATCGCGGAGTACGGCGGCGACCCCGACCGACTGTTCGTCTCGGGCCACTCCGCCGGCGGCCATCTCACCGGCTGCCTGCTGTCCACCGACTGGGAGGACGACTACGGAAAGCCCGCCGACCTCGTCGAGGGCGCGTGTGCGGTCAGCGGGCTCTACGACCTCGAACCGTTCCCCTACACCTGGCTCCAGCCGAAGCTCCAGCTCACCTGGCGGGAAGTCAGAGAGCACAGCCCGATCCGACACCTTCCCGACCGCGCGCCGCCGCTGATCGTCACCTATGGAGAAGAGGAATCCGCCGAACTCCGCCGCCAGTCGGCGGACTTCCTGACCGCGTGGCGGGACCACGGCCTCGACGGTCGGTCGTTGCCACAGCCGGGGGCCGACCACTACTCCGCTATCGAGGGCTTCCTCGACCCCGAGAGCCAACTCTGTTCGGCGATACTCGACCTGATAGAGGAATAA
- a CDS encoding NAD(+)/NADH kinase has protein sequence MTTSGREPEGDRPSVGVVAPGREAGGVVDRVRDVAGDVRTGPAAADAGAVVAVGDAALAELAAAGASTPVLPVETRLDSPGDPLETGIERLLAGTDDLREYPVLRVETPAEEGYALFEVALVANEPATISGFSVATAGGTDDADPLARFRADGVTVATPAGSRGYARAAGGPVIAAGTDAAAVVPVAPFSTDPDHWVVPLAAVSVTVEREVDVAVTADGRPLGTVPPGTEVDLVRDGVLRVVAPHGTEKSETF, from the coding sequence ATGACTACCAGCGGGCGGGAGCCGGAGGGGGACCGGCCCAGCGTCGGGGTCGTCGCGCCCGGACGCGAGGCCGGCGGGGTCGTCGACCGGGTTCGCGACGTCGCCGGGGACGTCCGCACCGGACCCGCGGCCGCCGACGCCGGAGCCGTGGTCGCGGTCGGCGACGCCGCGCTCGCGGAACTCGCGGCCGCCGGCGCGTCGACACCCGTACTCCCGGTCGAAACCCGACTCGACTCGCCGGGCGACCCCCTCGAAACCGGGATCGAGCGGCTCCTCGCCGGCACGGACGACCTCCGGGAGTACCCGGTGCTCCGAGTCGAGACCCCGGCCGAGGAGGGATACGCCCTCTTCGAGGTGGCCCTCGTGGCCAACGAGCCGGCGACCATCTCCGGGTTCTCGGTCGCGACGGCGGGCGGTACCGACGACGCCGATCCGCTGGCCCGGTTCCGGGCCGACGGCGTGACGGTCGCGACGCCGGCCGGCAGCCGCGGTTACGCCCGCGCCGCCGGCGGTCCGGTGATCGCCGCCGGCACCGACGCCGCGGCGGTGGTCCCGGTCGCGCCGTTCTCGACCGACCCCGACCACTGGGTCGTCCCCCTCGCGGCCGTCTCGGTCACCGTCGAGCGCGAGGTCGACGTGGCGGTCACCGCCGACGGCCGCCCGCTCGGGACGGTCCCGCCGGGCACCGAGGTCGACCTCGTTCGCGACGGCGTCCTCCGGGTCGTCGCGCCTCATGGAACCGAAAAATCAGAAACCTTCTAA
- a CDS encoding DUF7313 family protein, producing the protein MIPLSVFGPVDSLLAGSDHPPIVFVLVVLALANVVTRAVAHRSHVKQASEGGADAITQHPAHIATTLLLVLASFYLATVELHSGIVISVLVVGTFIADFFEIEARRVEVRNDRPLGRPSGAIAASVLMVLYAVYISLFFVVSPIWNAVI; encoded by the coding sequence ATGATCCCGCTGTCGGTGTTCGGGCCGGTGGATTCGCTCCTCGCGGGGAGCGACCATCCGCCGATCGTCTTCGTGCTGGTCGTGCTCGCGCTCGCCAACGTCGTCACGCGGGCGGTCGCCCACCGCTCGCACGTGAAGCAAGCCAGCGAGGGCGGCGCGGACGCCATCACGCAGCACCCGGCCCACATCGCCACCACCCTGTTGCTCGTCCTCGCCTCGTTCTACCTCGCGACCGTCGAACTCCACTCCGGGATCGTGATCTCGGTGCTCGTCGTCGGGACCTTCATCGCCGACTTCTTCGAGATCGAAGCCCGCCGGGTCGAAGTCCGCAACGACCGCCCCCTCGGTCGACCGAGCGGGGCCATCGCGGCCTCGGTGCTCATGGTGCTCTACGCCGTCTACATCTCGCTGTTCTTCGTGGTCTCGCCCATCTGGAACGCGGTCATCTGA
- a CDS encoding NAD+ synthase encodes MISAVDRLPTASFTTDEAGLRSHAEHIETFIVETVGEAGADGVVVGMSGGVDSTLTATLAAEALGPDRVTALVLPSLGSGDRHIEDAEAAAADLGLDATTIGLRPLVDMFEDVVAPRVGDDTDDPALDNATARLRMTCLYYAANHLGRLVVGTSNRTELLCGYCTKHGDAAADLRPLAGLYKTEVRALASQVGVPSNIVRKPSTADFRPGQTDEADLGAPYGLLDIILHELVDENLGVEGTADELGLDPETIASYADRHLDSRHKRRQPPSPSFDRPGEGELFHELEHTTDRSETRR; translated from the coding sequence ATGATTAGCGCGGTCGACCGCCTCCCGACCGCGTCGTTCACGACCGACGAGGCGGGCCTTCGCTCGCACGCAGAGCACATCGAGACGTTCATCGTCGAGACGGTCGGGGAGGCGGGGGCCGACGGGGTGGTCGTCGGGATGAGCGGCGGGGTCGACTCGACGCTGACCGCGACGCTCGCGGCCGAGGCGCTCGGCCCCGACCGCGTGACGGCGCTCGTTCTGCCCTCGCTCGGGAGCGGCGACCGCCACATCGAGGACGCCGAGGCGGCCGCGGCGGACCTCGGGCTCGACGCGACCACGATCGGGCTCCGGCCGCTGGTGGACATGTTCGAGGACGTGGTCGCCCCACGGGTTGGCGACGACACCGACGACCCCGCGCTCGACAACGCCACCGCCCGGCTCCGAATGACGTGTCTCTACTACGCCGCCAACCACCTGGGTCGGCTCGTCGTCGGCACCAGCAACCGGACCGAACTCCTCTGTGGCTACTGTACCAAACACGGCGACGCCGCAGCCGACCTCCGGCCGCTCGCCGGCCTCTACAAGACCGAGGTTCGGGCGCTCGCGAGCCAGGTCGGGGTCCCCTCCAACATCGTTCGAAAGCCCTCGACCGCCGACTTCCGACCGGGACAGACCGACGAGGCCGACCTCGGCGCGCCCTACGGCCTGCTCGACATCATCCTCCACGAACTCGTCGACGAGAACCTCGGCGTCGAGGGCACCGCCGACGAGCTCGGCCTCGACCCCGAGACCATCGCGAGCTACGCCGACCGCCACCTCGACAGCCGTCACAAACGCCGTCAGCCCCCGAGCCCGTCGTTCGACAGGCCGGGAGAGGGCGAGCTGTTCCACGAGCTCGAACACACGACGGACCGGTCGGAAACCCGGCGATAA
- a CDS encoding DUF7314 family protein has translation MSDEFVKGLFALCGGLFGWLVLSSWYNTESFESTTQLIAPSPDLGSLYGGLALTAREALFWFAVFGALTFWVVIPAARQARSAWSDRQSS, from the coding sequence ATGAGTGACGAATTCGTCAAGGGTCTGTTCGCGCTCTGTGGCGGGCTGTTCGGGTGGCTGGTCCTCTCGAGCTGGTACAACACCGAGAGCTTCGAGAGCACCACCCAGCTCATCGCCCCCTCGCCCGACCTCGGGAGCCTCTACGGCGGGCTCGCGCTCACCGCCCGCGAGGCGCTGTTCTGGTTCGCGGTCTTCGGCGCGCTCACCTTCTGGGTCGTGATCCCCGCCGCCAGGCAGGCCCGGTCGGCCTGGAGCGACCGGCAGTCGTCCTGA
- a CDS encoding DUF7315 family membrane protein, with product MSPTDTSRSDGPREITVPLRVYKAITVFSTLFAIVFVIAGFGFLDAATAAVGPLAVVFDLLGLPGADGGAFSLVLALLGLALIGFGAGIYVLGTRFRTPGMGNSQDDGDESLTNE from the coding sequence GTGAGTCCAACCGACACCTCCCGTTCCGACGGCCCGCGCGAGATCACGGTCCCGCTCCGGGTCTACAAGGCCATCACCGTCTTCTCGACCCTGTTCGCGATCGTCTTCGTGATCGCGGGCTTTGGGTTCCTCGACGCCGCCACCGCCGCGGTCGGCCCGCTCGCGGTGGTCTTCGACCTCCTCGGGCTGCCCGGGGCGGACGGGGGCGCGTTCTCGCTCGTGCTCGCCCTCCTCGGGCTCGCCCTGATCGGGTTCGGCGCGGGGATCTACGTTCTCGGAACGCGGTTTCGGACCCCGGGGATGGGAAACAGTCAAGACGATGGCGACGAATCCCTCACGAATGAGTGA
- a CDS encoding cytochrome b family protein yields the protein MTRDSTTDDTENRPDDEHEATDDSGPDPVADGAGIVAPDDETPTWGERKERRQGLPRLTYEYFERSRREDQDLRTDSSYVERDVLAFPTWPHEMIRNLSLTSFFVGMIFFLAAALPPHIAPPADPSTTPAIILPDWYLYWSFGLLKLGPLNPELAVLGGQKLMQDSTFGVLANLVVVGIIAIVPFLNKGSARRPVEQPFWASVGVFGVVFAVMISALAVKNLVPTWIDSHLLFDLAFLLPFVAGFITYAVLRTMREGYMYELNRRYYRLRPPR from the coding sequence ATGACCCGAGACAGCACCACCGACGACACCGAGAACCGACCCGACGACGAGCACGAAGCGACCGACGATTCGGGACCCGACCCCGTCGCCGACGGGGCGGGGATCGTCGCGCCCGACGACGAGACGCCGACGTGGGGCGAACGCAAGGAGCGCCGCCAGGGCCTACCTCGGCTGACCTACGAGTACTTCGAGCGCTCGCGACGTGAGGACCAGGACCTCCGGACCGACTCCAGCTACGTCGAGCGCGACGTGCTGGCCTTCCCGACCTGGCCTCACGAGATGATCCGGAACCTCTCGTTGACCAGCTTCTTCGTGGGGATGATCTTCTTCCTCGCGGCGGCGCTCCCGCCGCACATCGCCCCGCCGGCCGACCCGAGCACGACCCCGGCGATCATCCTGCCCGACTGGTATCTCTACTGGTCGTTCGGCCTCCTGAAACTCGGGCCGCTCAACCCCGAGCTCGCCGTGCTCGGCGGGCAGAAGCTGATGCAGGACTCCACGTTCGGCGTGCTCGCCAACCTCGTGGTCGTCGGCATCATCGCCATCGTCCCCTTCCTCAACAAGGGGAGCGCGCGTCGGCCCGTCGAGCAGCCGTTCTGGGCGTCGGTCGGGGTGTTCGGCGTCGTGTTCGCCGTGATGATCAGCGCGCTCGCGGTCAAGAACCTCGTCCCGACGTGGATCGACTCCCACCTCCTGTTCGACCTCGCCTTCCTCCTGCCGTTCGTGGCGGGGTTCATCACCTACGCCGTGCTCCGGACGATGCGCGAGGGCTACATGTACGAGCTCAACCGACGGTACTACCGGCTCCGCCCGCCGCGTTGA